The Rubricoccus marinus nucleotide sequence GAAGGCGAGCTGAGAGTTGATGCCCTACCCGAGCCGGTGTCATCGCGAGCGAAGCGCGGCGATCTCCTGCCGCTGAGCGCGCGCCTCTGGCGCCAGAGGCCGAGCCAACCGCCGTCCGCTCCGTGCATCTAAAAACGGTCCCCCTCGGTGAGGGGGACCGCTTCCGTTTCTGCTGCCTGGGCGATCGCGCCAGAGGCTTACTCGCCGCGTCCGCCGAAGCCGCCGCGGTCTCCTCGGCCGCCCCGCTCGTCGTCGTCGCTTCTGGCGTTGCCCTGGCCAAAGTTGCTGAGGCGGTACGTGAGGTTGAGCATCACGTAGCGGCCGAGCGCTTCCGTGCGCGCGTCCTGGATGTACAGCTCCGTCACGGTCCGCTCCACGTCCTGCTGCTGCGAGAGGATGTCGTAGACGCTCAGGCTGACCTCGGCGACGTCGCCGGGCAAGAACTTGTAGCCGGCCTTCGCGCTCCACAGGATCTGCGAGGGGTCGATGCTATCGTCCAGGCCGGTGTAGTACAGCGCGTTGAGGTTGGTGCCCAGGGAGAGGCCGCCCCAGGGGAGCCAGGCCAGCTTCGCGCCCGCGAGGTGCCGCACCGTGGTGTCATCCAGCGAGGGCGCGTCGGAGTTGGTCGTCGCGGAGTAGCGCGCGCCGTACTCCAGCGAGAAGTCCACGCGCTCGCTGATGGCGCTGCCGATAAACACGCGGCCGTCCAGCCCGAACTGGTCCGAGACGTTGAGCGCGTTGTTGACGAGGCCCGGCGCGCGGGTGTAGCTGCCGCCGAACGACATGTTGGCGTTGCTCTTGATCAGCCCGATGGGCCGACCGTAGCTCACCAGCGCGCGCCCGTTCCAGTAGCCGTCCACGTTCTCAGGCTGCGTGAGTTGCCCGCCCGCCGGGACGACTACCCCAGAGGGCGTCGTGACCGGCTCCCGGGCCAGGATCGTGGAGGAGCCGATGTAGTTCTGGCCGTAGGAGCCGCTGATAAAGCCGAAGAGGACAGAGCCGCCCGCGGCGTCGGTCGAGTTAAAGCGGGCGCGGAGCGAGTGCGTCGTGCTGGGGTCGAGGTCCGGGTTGCCCGTGGTGAGCAGCAGCGGGTTCGAGTTATCCACCAGGCTGCTGAGCTGGTTCGCGCTCGGGGTGCGCGTGCTAGCCCGGTAGTTGAGGTCCAGCCGCTTGCCCTCGCTCAGCGTTATGCGCGCCCGTGCCGACGGCAGGAACGACCAGAACGAGCGGTCAACCGTAAAGGCCTCTGGCGCGAGCTGCTCGCCTTCGAGGCGCTCGTGCTGGAGATCGAAGCCGATCTGCCCGTTGGCCTCTCGCGAGCCCGTGCGGAGCGAGACGCCGCCGCGCTGCACGAACGACTGCTGCTCAAAGGCGCTCGTGAACGACGCGTCGGGGACGGTGTACGCGCCAGAGGCGTCGGCGAGGAACGCGCCCTGGTCCGAGCTGCTGCGCGAGAGCTCGGGCCGGTAGCTGAACTGGAGCTGCGTGGTCTCGCTCAGCGGCTCGGTAAAGCTCAGCCGCGCCTGGAGGGAGCGGGAGTCCGAGGCCGTGTCGAACAGCTGATCGCTGGCAAACGCCATGCTTCCGTCCGCGGCATTGACAGTCTGGGTCGCCTGCGTCGTCTCGCCGTTCTGGTCGCCCACGGCGCCCTCCACGCTGAGCGAGAGCGTGCGGCCTCTGGCGGCAAAGCGGTGGCGGACCCCGAGCTCGATCTCGGAGGAGAGCGCGAAGGCGCTGGCGTCCGTCTCGGACGTGGTCAGCGCGAGGGCCGCGCCATCGGGAGAGCGGGTGATGCCGCGAAGGTCGCTGATCGCGCCGACGTCCTGGAGCGAGAACTGCGGCTCGAACGTGAGCTGCGTCCGGTCCGACAGGTCGTATTGCGCGCGGAGCGTGGCGCGGGCGTTCGCGTTGTCCGTGTCGGCGGTGTCGGTCTCGTCGTAGAGTTGCGAGATGCCACCGTCGGTCAGCGTGGAGCGCGTGAGGCCGGCATCCAGAAGGGTCTCGCTGGTGTTGAAGAACGTGCTGCCGGTCAGGCGGAGCTTGCCGCCCGCGAGCACGTCGGAGTAGCTCACGCCGAGTGCGTTGGCCGACGCGATGCCGTCCTGCTCGTTCTGGAGCAAGCCGCCCACGTCGCCTCCACCGCGTCCGCCGCGCCGCCCGCGGCCACCGCCGCCAGAGGCGATCCCCGCCAGGTCCTCGGCGGCGAAGTTCTGCTGGTCCACGTTGTTGGCGAGGCCCACAACGGTGATGCGGCGGTCACCCTTCAGGATGGTGGTGTTGCCGCCGGCGAGGTACTCGCCCTCAGGCCCGGCGCCTGCGTAAACGCGGCCGAACTGGCTGTTCTGCGTTCCGGCGCGCGTCACGATGTTGAGCGTCTTTTCCGCGTCGCCGTCATCGAAGCCGGAGAACCGGGACTCCTCGCTCTGGCGGTCGAAGACCTGCACCTCCTTGATCATCTCGGCCGGGAGCG carries:
- a CDS encoding outer membrane beta-barrel protein gives rise to the protein MRALFALSLGLLLATSASAQAGRTVQVTGTVVDAADGQPLPGATVLMVRMSADSTQVGAASAADGTFRLAVAAGAYELRVSFVGYTSLARPVTASGSALALGAVELAEDAALLEGVDVAATRQRVEVRGDTTAFSADAFPVNPDATAEDLVAKLPGVTVENGTVTAEGETVRRVLIDGREFFGTDVQAALNTLPAEMIKEVQVFDRQSEESRFSGFDDGDAEKTLNIVTRAGTQNSQFGRVYAGAGPEGEYLAGGNTTILKGDRRITVVGLANNVDQQNFAAEDLAGIASGGGGRGRRGGRGGGDVGGLLQNEQDGIASANALGVSYSDVLAGGKLRLTGSTFFNTSETLLDAGLTRSTLTDGGISQLYDETDTADTDNANARATLRAQYDLSDRTQLTFEPQFSLQDVGAISDLRGITRSPDGAALALTTSETDASAFALSSEIELGVRHRFAARGRTLSLSVEGAVGDQNGETTQATQTVNAADGSMAFASDQLFDTASDSRSLQARLSFTEPLSETTQLQFSYRPELSRSSSDQGAFLADASGAYTVPDASFTSAFEQQSFVQRGGVSLRTGSREANGQIGFDLQHERLEGEQLAPEAFTVDRSFWSFLPSARARITLSEGKRLDLNYRASTRTPSANQLSSLVDNSNPLLLTTGNPDLDPSTTHSLRARFNSTDAAGGSVLFGFISGSYGQNYIGSSTILAREPVTTPSGVVVPAGGQLTQPENVDGYWNGRALVSYGRPIGLIKSNANMSFGGSYTRAPGLVNNALNVSDQFGLDGRVFIGSAISERVDFSLEYGARYSATTNSDAPSLDDTTVRHLAGAKLAWLPWGGLSLGTNLNALYYTGLDDSIDPSQILWSAKAGYKFLPGDVAEVSLSVYDILSQQQDVERTVTELYIQDARTEALGRYVMLNLTYRLSNFGQGNARSDDDERGGRGDRGGFGGRGE